Proteins encoded within one genomic window of Equus caballus isolate H_3958 breed thoroughbred chromosome 20, TB-T2T, whole genome shotgun sequence:
- the SLC25A27 gene encoding mitochondrial uncoupling protein 4 isoform X5, producing MSVPEDEERLLPLAQRWPRASKFLLSGCAATVAELATFPLDLTKTRLQMQGEAALARLGDSARDSAPYRGMVRTALGIVQEEGFRKLWQGVTPAIYRHIVYSGGRMVTYEHLREVVFGKTEDKHYPLWKSVIGGMMAGVVGQFLANPTDLVKVQMQMEGKRKLEGKPLRFRGVHHAFAKILAEGGIRGLWAGWVPNIQRAALVNMGDLTTYDTVKHYLVLNTPLEDNIMTHGLSRRPSVSSVRILGADMALLVRPR from the exons ATGTCGGTTCCAGAGGATGAGGAGAGGCTTTTGCCGCTCGCCCAGAGATGGCCCCGAGCGAGCAAGTTCCTCCTGTCGGGCTGCGCGGCTACCGTGGCCGAGCTAG cAACCTTTCCCCTCGATCTCACAAAAACTCGACTCCAAATGCAAGGAGAAGCTGCCCTTGCTCGGCTGGGAGACAGTGCAAGAGACTCTGCTCCCTACAGGGGCATGGTGCGCACGGCCCTAGGGATTGTCCAAGAGGAAGGCTTTCGAAAGCTTTGGCAAGGAGTGACTCCCGCCATTTACAGACACATAG TGTACTCTGGAGGTCGAATGGTCACATATGAACATCTCCGTGAAGTCGTGTTTGGCAAAACTGAAGATAAGCATTATCCCCTTTG GAAATCAGTGATTGGAGGGATGATGGCTGGTGTTGTTGGCCAATTTTTAGCCAACCCAACTGACCTAGTAAAGGTTCAGATGcaaatggaaggaaaaaggaaacttgAAGGAAAACCGCTGCG ATTTCGTGGCGTGCATCATGCATTTGCAAAAATCTTAGCTGAAGGAGGAATACGTGGGCTTTGGGCAGGCTGGGTACCCAATATACAAAGAGCAGCGCTGGTGAATATGGGAG ATTTAACCACTTATGATACAGTGAAACACTACTTGGTATTGAATACACCACTCGAGGACAATATCATGACTCATGGTTTATCAAG gcggcccagtgtttcgtcggttcgaatcctgggcgcggacatggcactgctcgtcagaccacgctga